The following proteins are co-located in the uncultured Methanobrevibacter sp. genome:
- a CDS encoding PRC-barrel domain-containing protein has protein sequence MNIKSIIGKNVIDKRAEKIGKIEDMDLNTKTGQINSVLIDLKTNVRSQGKIIVEYEHVTAVGEYVFIDIEVE, from the coding sequence ATGAACATTAAAAGCATAATTGGAAAAAATGTGATTGATAAACGAGCAGAAAAAATCGGAAAAATAGAAGATATGGATTTAAATACAAAAACAGGACAAATTAATAGTGTTTTAATTGATTTGAAAACAAATGTTCGCAGTCAGGGAAAAATCATTGTAGAATATGAACATGTGACTGCAGTTGGAGAATATGTTTTCATAGATATAGAAGTTGAATAG
- a CDS encoding SPFH domain-containing protein gives MVELLKVIKFEGDKDTLVWKHPAEDFNTHSKLIVHESQVAIFYKDGKALDEFGPGKYTLETGNIPILRGLINLPTEGVSQFHCEVYFINKATSLNVIWGTSSRFPVIEPTFQIPINVGASGVMDIVIDDAKKFMVNVMGTQTFNTIDQLTDYFKGKITTKVKNYLSKIMSEVSYYNITQHLEEISEALHEKLKEDFKEYGVNLVTFYISNIVVPKEETKKLEAVLNKKMEYGTLGFNWADEQMADVAKKYAENPGNKGGVDGMVAGFPMAMAFGQMLGNNVGGNMSGGLFAGGQNFGADQQQVNQAPQQQANPQQVNQAPQQPVNNESQGEVSFCTKCGNKLAPDAMFCSKCGNKVHQELKCSNCGRSLEPDDMFCSGCGHPVNE, from the coding sequence ATGGTTGAACTTTTAAAAGTAATAAAATTTGAAGGAGACAAGGACACATTAGTCTGGAAACATCCTGCAGAAGACTTTAACACACATTCAAAATTAATTGTTCATGAATCACAAGTAGCTATATTCTATAAAGACGGAAAAGCTCTGGATGAATTTGGCCCAGGAAAATACACATTGGAAACCGGAAACATACCAATTCTGAGAGGATTGATAAATTTACCTACCGAAGGAGTAAGCCAGTTCCACTGTGAAGTCTATTTTATTAACAAGGCAACTTCATTAAATGTAATCTGGGGAACAAGCAGCCGTTTTCCTGTTATTGAACCAACATTTCAAATACCAATAAATGTCGGTGCATCAGGTGTTATGGATATTGTTATTGATGATGCTAAAAAATTCATGGTAAACGTAATGGGAACCCAAACATTCAACACCATCGACCAGCTTACAGATTACTTCAAAGGCAAAATAACCACAAAGGTCAAAAACTACCTGTCAAAAATTATGTCTGAAGTAAGCTATTATAACATTACACAGCATTTAGAGGAAATTTCTGAGGCTTTGCATGAAAAATTAAAAGAAGATTTCAAAGAATATGGTGTGAACCTCGTAACATTCTACATATCCAATATTGTTGTTCCTAAAGAGGAAACCAAAAAACTTGAAGCCGTATTAAACAAAAAAATGGAATACGGTACTCTCGGATTCAATTGGGCTGATGAACAAATGGCAGATGTTGCTAAAAAATATGCTGAAAATCCTGGAAATAAAGGCGGCGTTGATGGAATGGTAGCAGGTTTTCCTATGGCAATGGCATTCGGTCAGATGTTAGGAAACAACGTTGGCGGAAACATGTCAGGAGGATTATTTGCAGGCGGTCAAAACTTCGGAGCCGACCAGCAACAAGTAAATCAAGCACCACAGCAGCAAGCAAACCCCCAACAAGTAAATCAAGCACCACAACAACCTGTTAACAATGAATCTCAAGGAGAGGTATCATTCTGTACCAAATGTGGAAACAAGCTGGCACCTGACGCAATGTTCTGCTCAAAATGTGGAAACAAAGTACATCAGGAATTAAAATGCAGCAATTGCGGAAGATCCCTTGAACCTGACGACATGTTCTGTTCAGGATGCGGTCATCCTGTAAATGAATAG
- a CDS encoding TFIIB-type zinc finger domain-containing protein yields MNELMCEMCGSNMVTREGGFYVCQACGTKFPVNDPANISEQSSSYDSSSELDNLYELARRARDRGDAEFGHRYYSEILIRNPNDWEAQYYSGYYRAFLYDYLDENAVDELYYSIASAVEIVEGLEDDEEKNEAIKMFTDETFGLVESFYDAYLEQLEYAYSEVEDYEWYLITILELSYLLNNYGDLVENVTDDTFQDALDSWIYSIDIHTPMYKYISFFDKGEHDKYIDGYVEKIHEYNPDYEKPKPKKLFGIL; encoded by the coding sequence ATGAATGAATTAATGTGTGAAATGTGTGGAAGCAACATGGTTACAAGGGAAGGCGGATTTTATGTCTGTCAGGCCTGCGGCACAAAATTTCCTGTAAATGACCCTGCAAATATAAGTGAGCAATCCTCCAGTTATGACTCATCTTCCGAATTAGATAATCTATATGAACTTGCAAGAAGAGCGCGTGACAGGGGAGATGCAGAATTTGGACACAGATATTATAGTGAAATTTTAATTAGAAATCCAAATGACTGGGAAGCCCAGTACTATTCAGGTTACTACAGAGCATTTTTATATGATTATTTAGATGAAAATGCAGTTGATGAACTTTATTACTCAATTGCATCTGCAGTAGAGATAGTTGAAGGCCTTGAAGATGATGAAGAGAAAAATGAAGCTATAAAAATGTTTACAGATGAAACATTCGGACTTGTTGAAAGTTTTTATGATGCCTATCTTGAACAGCTGGAATATGCATATTCAGAAGTGGAAGATTATGAATGGTATCTCATTACCATTTTAGAATTAAGCTATCTGTTAAATAATTATGGAGATTTGGTTGAAAACGTAACTGACGATACATTTCAGGATGCTTTGGACTCCTGGATTTATTCCATTGACATTCACACACCAATGTATAAGTATATAAGCTTTTTTGATAAGGGAGAACATGACAAATACATTGACGGATATGTTGAAAAAATTCATGAATATAACCCTGATTATGAAAAACCTAAACCTAAAAAACTATTCGGAATACTTTAA